In one Winogradskyella sp. MH6 genomic region, the following are encoded:
- a CDS encoding 2TM domain-containing protein, which yields MEKYSLEPYKDKDEVSDFRKEEAYLRAKKKVDSLIGFYWHFAVYVVVNVFLILLIGLNSEQGFRGFGPYATAVFWGIGLVFHFIGVFGPDFFFGKDWEKRKIQEFMDKEDRNWE from the coding sequence ATGGAAAAATATAGTTTAGAGCCTTATAAAGATAAAGACGAGGTGTCAGATTTTAGAAAAGAAGAAGCATATTTAAGAGCAAAGAAAAAGGTAGATTCATTAATAGGGTTTTACTGGCATTTTGCGGTGTATGTTGTTGTTAACGTGTTTTTAATATTGTTAATAGGACTTAACTCAGAGCAAGGTTTTAGAGGTTTTGGTCCTTATGCTACAGCCGTTTTTTGGGGCATAGGATTAGTGTTTCACTTTATAGGAGTCTTTGGGCCAGATTTCTTTTTTGGTAAAGACTGGGAAAAGCGAAAGATTCAAGAGTTTATGGATAAAGAAGATCGTAATTGGGAGTAA
- a CDS encoding 2TM domain-containing protein: MESHNAKEQKLLSAKKRVRQLKLFYIHFAGYLVVVALLLYNLYIVEGAYKNNIISLNLSILVLWTVAIVLHAWKVFREKKVFKESWEDKKIASYLEKDETEETKMWE; this comes from the coding sequence ATGGAATCTCATAATGCTAAAGAACAAAAATTACTAAGCGCTAAAAAGCGTGTAAGACAGTTAAAACTGTTTTACATTCACTTTGCTGGCTACTTAGTTGTTGTAGCACTGTTGTTGTACAATCTCTACATTGTTGAAGGTGCTTATAAGAATAATATTATCAGTCTCAACCTTTCAATTTTAGTTCTGTGGACCGTTGCTATTGTATTGCATGCATGGAAAGTTTTTAGAGAAAAAAAAGTTTTTAAAGAAAGCTGGGAAGACAAAAAGATAGCTTCTTATTTAGAGAAAGACGAGACGGAAGAAACCAAAATGTGGGAATAA
- a CDS encoding LytR/AlgR family response regulator transcription factor, producing the protein MNVIIIEDEKPSARRLQRMLKALEVEAETMLHSVEESLGWFQNNKHPDLIFLDIQLSDGLSFEIFETLDINSAVIFTTAYDEYALQAFKLNSIDYLLKPIDDDDLRIAVNKFKGRTPQKQSVTLDFNDIKKLLVNPIEREYKKRFSVKVGQHLKLINIEDIECIYSENKGTYAYTNEGRNYLLDLTLDQLEEELEPHVFFRVSRKFYININAIKDIISYTNSRLQVKLSHFDEQEIIVARERVKDFKNWLE; encoded by the coding sequence ATGAATGTAATCATCATAGAAGACGAAAAACCATCAGCAAGAAGATTGCAACGTATGCTAAAAGCTTTGGAAGTAGAAGCAGAAACCATGTTGCATTCGGTTGAAGAATCTTTAGGTTGGTTTCAAAATAACAAACATCCAGATTTAATCTTTTTAGATATTCAATTGAGTGATGGCTTGTCTTTTGAAATTTTTGAAACCTTGGATATAAATTCAGCTGTTATTTTTACTACGGCTTATGATGAGTATGCGCTTCAAGCTTTTAAGTTGAATAGTATAGACTACTTATTAAAACCAATTGACGATGACGATTTAAGAATTGCGGTAAACAAGTTTAAAGGCAGAACACCACAAAAGCAATCCGTTACGTTAGACTTTAACGATATTAAAAAGCTGTTAGTTAATCCGATAGAACGTGAGTATAAAAAGCGTTTTTCGGTAAAAGTAGGTCAACATTTAAAGCTCATCAATATTGAAGATATTGAATGTATTTATAGTGAAAATAAAGGTACTTATGCTTATACTAACGAAGGTAGAAATTACCTGTTGGACTTAACTTTAGACCAGCTTGAAGAAGAATTGGAGCCACACGTGTTTTTTAGAGTTAGTAGAAAGTTTTACATCAACATCAATGCTATAAAAGATATCATAAGCTATACCAATTCTAGATTACAGGTTAAACTCAGTCACTTTGATGAGCAAGAAATAATTGTTGCTAGAGAGCGTGTAAAGGATTTTAAAAACTGGTTAGAGTAA
- a CDS encoding LETM1-related biofilm-associated protein has translation MNPSAKGWIKKLLKDISDNNLADIDTLEFYNKLRDTGFIYGSNISALSFVDQSFDFSEEERSKINLLLCFYHTHLSEGHSEDTFIDKLVSYYKNVGENERSFFEELFGESSGDKLLEKIIHKRIHIDDNFIAKSFNYFLVNALLFIDVLGYIHFLNGKKDIENYVNNLESALESVVISVMETKPNKSDYDENLMKLFESSMRQKDTDINTYDDVIKAISHPLEKQYLVDLVCMASWSDKVIDTAEQNFLEKMKNDLNLEQEVIDKSIESINTFYDEHKEEVAFLSSKNLAQSFYDNSSKLVSKLVNRNKKRLLKELSESKEAMKLLTASTYRTLNDEEQKKIQQQLLDIFKSIPSLAIFMLPGGAILLPLFVKIIPKLLPSAFDDNRIEEED, from the coding sequence ATGAATCCATCAGCAAAAGGCTGGATAAAAAAACTACTAAAAGACATATCAGATAACAATCTGGCAGATATAGACACCTTAGAGTTTTATAACAAACTAAGGGATACAGGTTTTATTTATGGCAGCAATATTTCCGCTTTATCGTTTGTTGACCAATCTTTTGATTTTTCTGAAGAAGAACGAAGCAAGATAAATCTGCTTTTATGTTTTTACCATACACATTTAAGTGAAGGACACAGCGAAGATACTTTTATAGACAAGCTGGTTTCCTACTATAAAAATGTTGGTGAAAATGAACGCTCTTTTTTTGAAGAACTTTTTGGCGAATCTTCTGGAGACAAGTTGTTAGAAAAGATAATTCATAAGCGTATTCATATAGATGATAATTTTATTGCTAAAAGCTTCAACTACTTCTTGGTTAATGCCTTACTTTTTATTGATGTCTTAGGGTACATTCATTTTTTAAATGGTAAAAAAGACATTGAAAATTATGTAAACAATTTAGAATCTGCCTTAGAGTCTGTGGTTATTTCTGTGATGGAAACCAAGCCAAATAAATCTGACTACGACGAAAATTTAATGAAGCTTTTTGAAAGCTCTATGCGCCAAAAAGACACAGACATTAACACTTATGATGATGTTATTAAAGCCATTAGTCATCCTTTAGAAAAGCAATATCTAGTTGACTTAGTTTGTATGGCGTCATGGAGTGATAAGGTGATAGATACCGCTGAACAAAATTTTCTGGAAAAAATGAAAAATGACCTTAATTTAGAACAGGAGGTCATTGACAAATCTATTGAATCTATAAATACATTTTATGATGAGCATAAGGAAGAAGTTGCTTTTTTAAGCTCTAAAAACCTAGCTCAAAGTTTTTACGACAATAGCAGCAAACTGGTATCTAAACTTGTTAACCGCAATAAAAAACGTCTTTTAAAGGAGCTATCGGAGAGTAAAGAAGCTATGAAATTACTCACAGCTTCAACCTATAGAACACTTAATGATGAAGAACAAAAAAAGATACAGCAACAACTACTAGATATTTTTAAATCCATACCAAGTTTAGCAATTTTTATGCTACCTGGAGGTGCTATTTTATTACCACTTTTTGTGAAAATCATTCCAAAATTATTGCCCTCTGCTTTTGATGATAATAGAATTGAAGAGGAAGACTAA